The nucleotide window ACCTTTACCAGTTACATCGTCCTTCTAATCATTAGACACTGAGCTTGTTGATCTTAAGAATGAAGGTTCACAACAAAAACTGAAGGCATACATGGGAAAATAAGATTCTTGCGAATGGCCCAATGAGGCCTTGACCTAGTGCTATGGTTCAGACTTTGATACTTGGGAGTGTGAGGCCTTGCCCCACTGAAATTTATGGGCCACAAACTCTCAAATGTCTCTTAAGACATAAAATTCAATCTCTCCACCAccatatatatgtgtgtgatatatatatatatataaaatttaaaaaaatcccCAAGATGGGGATAACTCATTTTTGAATTTACTGAACTTCTTAGCTCTGCGATTATCAGGCTCACAAGGGAAACGTACTTGACGTTAACAGGAAACTTATTCCACCAAATGCGACAGTACAACAACTAATTTCAATGCTGAACTAGGTGGGTCGGTATATGAATCCTCACTCTCCACTTCGCTCCATTTAGACACCTCTCATTCTTAGATACAATAGATTAGCTTCTCTAAAACTAGAAGTTCTCTACATTTTATATTGATTATACAAATGCCATAACAAGATCAAAAGACTCCTAGCAAATATTAGACTAATATGAGCACACCAACAAGACTAAACCTTGATCACAACTAGTTGGTATAGACAATAAGTATCCTCCTCttctattgtattttattttctgcTAATTCTACATGTTCTCAAAGATTATAAATCTTCTGATATAACTTTCTCCATGTGATTTTAAGTCTATttcgttctttttttttttttcataaccaAGAAATCTGCATGTGActcgccctttggaccaatcacagccttctaaactcggtggataatgggcccgcccctctacccttctccacttaaatattgggcttcgctttgcatggtgtggggcttgaacctgtgacctaagccacaaatcctccaccttttgccactcgagCTAGGCCTATTTGGTTCTCTTTTAACACCTATCATTGTTCAAGACCTATAGGTCGGTGCATTTGGATATCTCTATAGAACACGACCATATCACCTACAGCGACTTTCTACTTTTGTCCACTATGTATGCTACTTGCACCTTCTTTTGAGTGTAATCCTCAAAGTTGAGATTCAACGAACCAATTCATCCTTGTTTGGATCGGGTTGCACATCATTGATTGAAGCAAACATTTCTCTAAAACACATGGGTTCACCCGTGAAACAACAACCCTTCACTTCAAATCGATGGATGGCTTTTAACAACACTAGTTACAGGAAACTCTTTTACACCTCAATAAGTAAACTTAAAAATCATTCTCTGATCAATTTATAGTATGCAAGACCATAATGTTGGCAAGTTTCTATAAGAAGCAAAACAGAATAAGATGCATCTCTTTTATTAGTCTTGCTTAACTGTCAAAAAACTAGACATATAAGACAAGAATCAGCAAGAAGACTCTAAGTTATTTCTTCTTATGTTATAGTTCTTTTGAAGCATTGAAACCCTTAATCAACACTCAAATCATGTACATTGAAATGTTAAggaaataacaattaaaagagGAAATTCAGCAAAGTTACTTCAGAATTGTTAACAACAGAAGTTCCCTTGTCGGACCTATATATCACTTAACATCTTTGAGATACACTAATACTGGTGACTTAAATAGATAGAGAAATGcaattatcaataaaaaaagaaaggaagttcGATTGCCTTGTAGTTCAGAAAATTAGAATTATAAGGCAATCATGATGAGAACAAATGGCTAAACCTCAGATAATTTCAAAAATGATGCTTAATAAAAAACCACTACTACTAGAAGTGAACAAAGAAAACATTGAGAAACTGGCATTTTCACCTTCTGATGATATGATTACTTCTTTCATATGAATTCCCCAGAGTTTCACTATCGCTTTTATTAAAATCAGAAGTTGacattgatacaaaaaaaaaaaaaaaaaccagtcAAAGCTAAGAGGGGAAGTCAGGTAAAGAGAGTGTCTTTACCCGATTTTAGATGTTAAAAGTACATAAAGGAAGTATGCAAAATGTGAAAAGCTTATTGATCGAGAACTATCCTGTATTTCTCTAAATAAGTTGTGGACATGTCGCTCATTGGTGCATTATGTGAGTTCTCTTTAGTTCCTAGAGTCTTTCTAGCTACCATAATTCAATAGAAGCAATTAAGAATTTCCAACTAGAATTCCCTGCAGAAATCAGGAGACGGACTTTATAGAGGGATACGTACCACGTGCAATAGAAGGGCAAACTGCTTTTTACGAAGCTCCAACGTTCTTGAACTAGCAGTATTCTCTGCCCCCAACATTGCTATTTCTTTCTCAAGCTCTGTAATAACCTTCTGAGTTTCAGATCTTGGAGGCTGCATAGCAACCAACTTCCTGATGGACTCACACTCTTCTTTGTGCTTCCTCTCTATCTTGCTTTCTTCAAGTTGCCTCTTGAGATCTTCCATATCGGcctgggcttgtaaaatttgcTGATTTATCTCATCTTTTAGGTCATTGAAGTTCTCTTTCTCTCTTAGATTTGCATCTATGACTGCTTTACTCTTTAGGAGAGGAATCTCAAATGTATTTAGCTCTTGCAAGAAAGCTTTGGCAAGTCTTTCACAATCACCATAGTTATCAGCTTCCTTCTCTACCTCCAAAGCAAAAGCAGTAAACTTTTTCTGAAGTTTCTTCAGCGGGGGTTCACCTCTAGTGGTTGTTGTGCGAGTGAGAAGTCTATGCTTAATAATTGAATCATCTTCAAGCGGGCCAAAAGCATAATTTGCAGGCACTGTCTCCCCCTTCCCAGCAACTCTTCTACCTTTTGCCAACATTTATTTTCCTATCCTGAAAGAAAACCTATCAGCATCCGATGGTATACAAATAATCATGGATAAACTTGACAGCTCTGAAGAGGTAAATAACACAAATA belongs to Solanum stenotomum isolate F172 chromosome 1, ASM1918654v1, whole genome shotgun sequence and includes:
- the LOC125863564 gene encoding THO complex subunit 7A-like, whose product is MLAKGRRVAGKGETVPANYAFGPLEDDSIIKHRLLTRTTTTRGEPPLKKLQKKFTAFALEVEKEADNYGDCERLAKAFLQELNTFEIPLLKSKAVIDANLREKENFNDLKDEINQQILQAQADMEDLKRQLEESKIERKHKEECESIRKLVAMQPPRSETQKVITELEKEIAMLGAENTASSRTLELRKKQFALLLHVVDELQNTIEEEQRSLVEELRNAVDDHNKSGVEDGSGGPEAMAVD